A genome region from Fibrobacterota bacterium includes the following:
- a CDS encoding O-antigen ligase family protein, producing MAIHAANRIADRRVPSLDALTFGGYFAYLGILSLITHFTRQTWFGFFFAPLPMLFLRMDNFRFMLLAFAGYLLYFPGNLPGSNFLFFNTPDSLVLAYIGLFLFNRRGYAEFLIAGGRVITWNEVFFADGVLLVPILLGLDLSKRIRGFLFASLVLCLMGLLACETRGLWISAAASFLVYASLRIRKAGFIGFDGLRKLLPALVLLVVSAEAILRLSSGTGLGGFILNRLTAHSANELVNPWSSLGYRIHESLVVWQKRTWFGHGSGARLYLFFTQLGMSKFINWWSIHSEYFETLHKYGFIGLGLLVWFLAATLRRALRLALRSARYPSTIGFAVLITLLNHCLVSITSGYLIRENVMLYMVVLVCMVERYLPRIEPIASKTSR from the coding sequence ATGGCGATACACGCGGCGAACCGCATAGCGGACCGGCGAGTCCCGTCCCTCGATGCCTTGACCTTCGGCGGGTACTTTGCCTATCTGGGTATCCTAAGCCTTATCACCCATTTCACCCGTCAAACCTGGTTCGGATTCTTTTTCGCCCCGTTGCCAATGCTTTTCCTGCGCATGGACAATTTCAGATTCATGCTGCTGGCCTTCGCGGGATATCTCCTCTATTTCCCTGGCAACCTGCCTGGCTCGAACTTCCTCTTCTTCAATACACCCGATTCCCTGGTGCTTGCTTACATCGGACTTTTCCTCTTCAATCGCCGCGGCTATGCCGAATTCCTAATCGCCGGCGGACGGGTGATCACCTGGAACGAGGTGTTTTTCGCCGATGGCGTGCTCCTCGTCCCCATTTTGCTGGGCCTTGATCTTTCCAAGCGAATCAGGGGGTTCCTTTTCGCCAGCCTGGTACTCTGTCTGATGGGGCTTTTGGCGTGCGAAACACGCGGGCTTTGGATATCGGCCGCCGCCTCCTTCCTGGTTTACGCATCCCTCCGCATCCGTAAAGCGGGTTTTATCGGCTTCGACGGCTTACGCAAACTTTTGCCTGCGCTCGTCCTCCTAGTGGTGTCCGCGGAAGCGATTCTCCGCCTCTCCTCGGGCACAGGCCTGGGAGGGTTTATTCTCAATCGCCTGACCGCGCATTCGGCCAACGAACTCGTAAATCCCTGGTCCTCGCTGGGCTACCGTATCCACGAATCGCTGGTGGTTTGGCAAAAGCGGACCTGGTTCGGCCATGGTTCGGGAGCCCGTCTTTACCTGTTCTTCACCCAACTCGGAATGAGCAAATTCATTAACTGGTGGTCGATCCATTCGGAATATTTCGAGACCCTCCACAAGTATGGCTTCATCGGGCTGGGGCTTCTGGTTTGGTTCCTGGCGGCCACGTTGCGAAGAGCCCTGCGCCTGGCCTTGCGGAGCGCCCGCTATCCCTCGACCATCGGGTTCGCGGTACTGATCACCTTGCTAAACCATTGCCTCGTCTCCATCACTTCCGGTTACCTCATCCGCGAAAACGTGATGTTATATATGGTCGTGCTCGTATGCATGGTGGAACGCTATTTGCCCCGGATCGAGCCGATCGCGTCCAAGACATCCCG
- a CDS encoding SLBB domain-containing protein has protein sequence MIPFCSLVAAAGPFDISSITARKFLAESGPKPDLASGIADESVDNSIVPKEYLIGGGDAFRIGIIGLPSHEYGATVDPDGNLYIGDVGLITLGKIPLTEAIVRIKKSFRASLKGRYDVYVMLKKCKRPVVTMVGALSNPGSYRLDGTRRLLDAVMQGNQGQLPSYGEANLRQVRCGNGDSVKVYDLLKALSGGDASQNPYLYTGDRIEVPNTGSSVCIGGELTGLVQGRIPLIPGETLGDVLPLLARRNSADTGYVMYRSAGSGPRKIPLHEASSLVLIDNDVITIPSLANFGSQDTVLVSGEALRPGTYPIERGKTTAQDILDFAGQGTPQASMNRVFIVRSNKLMPPGTAYLPSKANALAPPRWASASSAAVRPEINASLNDMIGTGDFAVISLESNPPSAVKLEGGDEIHVPRKEEFVYVSGNVRSPGAYPFKGGEPLLHYISLAKGYTSLADKPNIVVMRYYNGIAQLRSPESIEEGDVIVVPASVENKRVTTVYLPLVQTLATIASLALTYIAVTRAR, from the coding sequence TTGATTCCTTTCTGCTCGCTGGTCGCCGCGGCCGGGCCATTCGACATCTCATCGATAACGGCCCGGAAGTTTCTCGCCGAGTCCGGCCCCAAGCCCGACCTCGCTTCCGGCATAGCTGACGAGTCCGTGGACAATTCCATCGTACCCAAGGAATACCTGATCGGGGGCGGGGACGCGTTCCGGATAGGAATCATCGGCCTGCCGAGCCATGAGTACGGGGCGACCGTCGATCCGGACGGAAACCTGTATATCGGGGACGTAGGCCTGATTACCCTGGGCAAGATCCCGCTCACGGAAGCCATCGTGAGGATAAAGAAATCGTTCCGGGCTTCGCTTAAGGGCAGATACGATGTCTACGTGATGCTGAAGAAATGCAAACGCCCGGTCGTTACCATGGTGGGCGCCCTCTCGAATCCCGGCTCATACAGGCTGGACGGAACGCGCCGCTTGCTGGATGCGGTAATGCAAGGCAACCAGGGCCAATTGCCTTCCTACGGCGAAGCCAACCTTCGCCAGGTCCGTTGCGGCAACGGCGATTCGGTGAAGGTCTACGACCTGCTCAAGGCCCTATCGGGCGGGGATGCCTCGCAAAATCCTTACCTCTACACGGGAGACCGGATCGAGGTCCCGAATACGGGCTCCAGTGTTTGCATCGGGGGCGAATTGACGGGCCTGGTGCAAGGCCGCATTCCCTTGATCCCGGGCGAAACCCTTGGCGATGTGCTGCCTCTGCTGGCCCGTAGAAATTCTGCCGATACGGGTTATGTGATGTACCGTAGCGCCGGAAGCGGGCCGCGTAAAATTCCGCTGCATGAAGCTTCTTCCTTGGTTTTGATCGACAACGATGTAATCACCATACCGTCTCTGGCCAACTTCGGATCCCAAGATACCGTTCTCGTGAGCGGCGAAGCTTTAAGGCCGGGCACCTATCCCATCGAAAGGGGTAAGACGACCGCCCAGGATATCCTCGATTTCGCCGGGCAAGGCACCCCCCAAGCCAGCATGAACCGGGTCTTCATCGTCCGCTCGAATAAACTTATGCCACCGGGAACGGCATACCTTCCGTCCAAGGCCAATGCCCTAGCGCCGCCGCGCTGGGCTTCGGCCTCCAGCGCCGCGGTAAGGCCCGAGATCAACGCTTCCCTGAACGACATGATCGGGACCGGCGATTTCGCGGTGATCAGCCTGGAAAGCAATCCGCCTTCCGCGGTCAAGCTGGAGGGCGGGGACGAAATCCACGTCCCGCGCAAGGAAGAATTCGTTTACGTCAGCGGCAACGTACGAAGCCCCGGCGCCTATCCATTCAAGGGCGGAGAGCCGCTTCTCCACTATATCTCGCTGGCGAAGGGGTATACGAGCCTGGCGGATAAACCAAATATAGTGGTTATGCGATATTATAATGGCATAGCCCAGCTACGTAGCCCGGAGTCCATCGAAGAAGGGGACGTTATCGTGGTGCCCGCTTCCGTGGAGAATAAGCGCGTAACCACGGTCTATCTGCCTTTGGTGCAAACCTTGGCCACCATCGCCAGCCTGGCGCTCACCTATATCGCCGTGACGAGGGCGCGCTGA
- a CDS encoding (2Fe-2S)-binding protein — MSAPKEVKIKIDDKELTVPANWTVIRAAQENGIDIPHYCYHPDLTIAGNCRICMVGLKGAPRPVVACAQPVAEGMEVTTKGKDVEEARKSVMEFLLINHPLDCPECDQAGECKLQNYSYEYGRDHGRFHEEKVVKSKATMGPHVKYWGSRCIVCTRCVRFEEEISGQGTLGVIYRGDRSEISLFPGKALDNPLSLNTVDICPVGALVSSDFLFQTRVWNLHSRPSMCADCAVGCNTRVDLDAKEKIKRIVPRRNDQVNKEWMCDYGRLSFPYVQENRLMKPLLDGKDATYKEARQAAAALLKKGRAVFLISAWNSNEAFAALQLLAAAVPGSEVAGYANPGRADEVFPGFTISGDKNPNRKGMQETLGIDADASLKELAADKAKIATLVLVHNIPGYQATAELKAVLDRSENVVLLDFAKSDLLKYGNVSVALPTVTTFEKSGTLVNKDGVHQKYLPVIEPVNFGRHEVEIFNDIARELQHGAALPAAGNGAAKVKSGV; from the coding sequence ATGAGCGCCCCCAAAGAAGTCAAGATCAAGATCGACGACAAGGAACTCACCGTTCCTGCCAATTGGACCGTGATCCGCGCCGCGCAGGAAAACGGAATCGACATCCCGCATTACTGCTATCACCCGGATCTGACCATCGCCGGCAATTGCCGTATTTGCATGGTGGGCCTGAAAGGGGCGCCGCGCCCCGTCGTGGCTTGCGCCCAACCCGTGGCCGAAGGCATGGAGGTCACCACCAAGGGCAAGGACGTCGAAGAGGCCCGCAAGTCGGTGATGGAATTCCTGCTCATCAACCATCCCCTGGACTGTCCCGAATGCGATCAGGCCGGCGAATGCAAGCTGCAGAATTATTCCTACGAATACGGCCGCGATCATGGCCGCTTCCACGAAGAGAAGGTTGTCAAGTCCAAGGCCACCATGGGGCCCCACGTCAAGTACTGGGGATCGCGCTGCATCGTATGCACCCGTTGCGTGCGCTTCGAAGAGGAGATTTCCGGCCAGGGCACCTTGGGCGTCATCTACCGCGGCGATCGCTCCGAGATCTCGTTGTTCCCGGGCAAGGCCCTGGATAACCCCCTCTCCCTGAACACCGTGGACATCTGCCCGGTAGGCGCCTTGGTCTCCTCCGATTTCCTGTTCCAGACCCGCGTTTGGAACCTGCATTCGCGCCCTTCGATGTGCGCCGATTGCGCCGTGGGCTGCAACACCCGCGTCGATCTGGATGCCAAGGAGAAGATCAAGCGCATCGTACCGCGCCGGAACGATCAGGTGAACAAGGAATGGATGTGCGATTACGGCCGCCTCTCCTTCCCTTACGTGCAGGAAAACCGATTGATGAAGCCGCTCCTCGACGGCAAGGACGCGACTTATAAGGAGGCCCGCCAGGCCGCCGCCGCCTTGCTCAAGAAAGGCCGGGCGGTGTTCCTGATCAGCGCCTGGAATTCCAACGAAGCCTTCGCCGCCCTGCAACTCCTGGCCGCCGCCGTACCCGGATCCGAAGTGGCCGGCTACGCCAATCCCGGCCGCGCCGACGAGGTCTTCCCCGGTTTCACCATCTCGGGCGACAAGAATCCCAACCGCAAGGGAATGCAGGAAACCCTCGGCATCGACGCCGACGCCTCCCTCAAGGAACTCGCGGCGGACAAGGCCAAGATCGCCACCTTGGTCCTCGTCCATAATATCCCCGGCTACCAAGCGACCGCGGAGCTGAAGGCGGTGCTGGACCGCAGCGAGAACGTGGTCCTGCTCGACTTCGCCAAATCCGATCTGCTCAAGTACGGGAACGTGTCGGTGGCTCTGCCCACCGTGACCACCTTCGAGAAGAGCGGCACCTTGGTGAACAAGGACGGCGTGCACCAGAAGTACCTGCCGGTGATCGAACCGGTGAACTTCGGCCGCCACGAGGTGGAGATCTTCAACGACATCGCCCGCGAGCTGCAGCATGGGGCCGCCCTTCCGGCTGCAGGCAATGGCGCGGCCAAGGTGAAGTCGGGAGTCTAG
- the nuoF gene encoding NADH-quinone oxidoreductase subunit NuoF — MADETKPNPAGAPGVPPQQKADESAAQKNVGAPQPAPAGAAPAAAAPAPGAGAPPAAPAAPAAPKPVVPFSPILLKYINEPGSHTLDHYLKRGGYETARAHVGVTDPAALIKLVDESGLRGRGGAGFPTGKKWSFLAKGTGKPIYLAVNGDESEPGTFKDRYILERDPHQLVEGVILTCYAIGSKHAFLYLRGEFILGYERLLAAVNEAKAKGFVGKGIFGTAAEGKTAVDLIITVVRGAGAYICGEETGMLSSIEGGRGYPKIKPPFPAVSGLFKCPTIVNNVETISAVTHIVKNGAAWHKQWGTEKSPGFKIFCLSGAVKKPGVYEVPLGIPMREMIEKYGGGMKDGTKLKAVIPGGMSAPVLTVEMVDKCTLDYESLASLGSMLGSGGITVLDESVDMVDAIYNTMRFYHHESCGQCTPCREGTGWLEKLAHRMHHAEGHEGDLELLADVCKNMRGRTICVLADAAAMPMQGFLQHFKGDFLAKIKDKAFVEKQRNYRDEISPEAKRLSATGAGPSAMDVGSRQEKK; from the coding sequence ATGGCCGACGAAACCAAGCCCAATCCGGCCGGCGCCCCCGGCGTGCCGCCCCAACAAAAGGCCGACGAGTCCGCCGCCCAAAAGAACGTGGGCGCGCCCCAACCGGCCCCCGCGGGCGCGGCCCCTGCGGCGGCCGCTCCGGCCCCTGGAGCTGGCGCTCCGCCCGCTGCCCCGGCCGCTCCCGCCGCTCCTAAGCCCGTGGTTCCCTTCAGCCCCATTCTGCTGAAGTACATCAACGAGCCCGGCTCCCATACCCTCGATCATTATCTGAAGCGCGGCGGCTATGAGACCGCGCGCGCCCATGTCGGCGTCACCGATCCGGCGGCCCTTATCAAGCTGGTGGACGAATCGGGCCTGCGCGGCCGCGGCGGCGCGGGCTTCCCCACCGGCAAGAAGTGGAGCTTCCTGGCCAAGGGCACGGGCAAGCCCATCTACCTGGCCGTCAACGGCGACGAGAGCGAGCCGGGGACCTTCAAGGATCGTTACATCCTGGAAAGGGATCCGCACCAGTTGGTCGAGGGCGTCATCCTCACCTGCTACGCCATCGGATCCAAGCACGCCTTCCTCTACCTGCGCGGCGAATTCATCCTCGGTTATGAGCGCTTGCTCGCCGCGGTGAATGAGGCCAAGGCCAAGGGCTTCGTGGGCAAGGGTATTTTCGGAACCGCGGCCGAAGGCAAGACCGCCGTAGACCTCATCATCACCGTGGTGCGGGGGGCGGGAGCCTACATTTGCGGCGAAGAGACGGGCATGCTCTCCTCCATCGAGGGCGGCCGCGGCTATCCCAAGATCAAGCCGCCCTTCCCGGCGGTCTCAGGGCTGTTCAAGTGCCCCACCATCGTCAACAACGTGGAGACCATTTCCGCGGTGACGCATATCGTCAAGAACGGCGCCGCCTGGCATAAGCAATGGGGCACGGAGAAGAGCCCGGGCTTCAAGATTTTCTGCCTTTCCGGCGCGGTCAAGAAACCGGGCGTGTACGAAGTTCCCCTCGGCATCCCCATGCGCGAGATGATCGAGAAGTATGGCGGCGGCATGAAGGACGGGACCAAGCTGAAAGCGGTGATTCCCGGCGGAATGTCTGCCCCGGTGCTTACCGTCGAGATGGTCGACAAATGCACCCTCGATTACGAGAGCCTGGCCTCGCTGGGATCCATGCTCGGTTCGGGCGGCATCACCGTGCTGGACGAGAGCGTGGACATGGTCGACGCCATCTATAATACTATGCGCTTCTACCATCACGAGTCTTGCGGCCAGTGTACCCCTTGCCGCGAAGGCACGGGCTGGCTGGAGAAATTGGCCCATCGCATGCATCATGCCGAAGGCCACGAGGGCGATCTGGAGCTCTTGGCCGACGTCTGCAAGAACATGCGCGGACGCACCATCTGCGTGTTGGCCGACGCGGCGGCCATGCCCATGCAAGGCTTCCTGCAGCATTTCAAGGGCGACTTCCTCGCCAAGATCAAGGACAAGGCTTTCGTAGAGAAGCAGCGCAACTACCGGGACGAGATCTCGCCGGAGGCCAAGCGGTTATCCGCCACAGGCGCGGGGCCGAGCGCCATGGACGTCGGTTCGCGGCAGGAAAAGAAGTAA
- a CDS encoding NAD(P)H-dependent oxidoreductase subunit E, with protein sequence MSPTTSKGAAAVRRTELSPERMAKFHEYAEEYPNKRSALMMTLRLAEEEFGCITDEAMEIVANLCNMPVAHVQGMVTFYTHFKRPFHGKHRFMVCATLMCALEGNTDAALDRIRAKLGIKAGEITADGLFSCEKVECLADCDKPPVVQKDNEHFCSMRGKTMDEYIDSLLKKEGKSPSEYAGKAGKAMDTRVPYLPAHYNFPGETDEGARHFDDKDPYLAAGQGPLTTAIPKPLATPLTVPVADGVNGGAKPSTNGHKKGAH encoded by the coding sequence ATGAGCCCGACCACGTCCAAGGGGGCGGCCGCCGTCCGCCGAACCGAACTCTCGCCCGAACGCATGGCCAAGTTCCACGAATACGCCGAAGAGTACCCCAACAAGCGTTCGGCCCTGATGATGACCCTGCGCCTGGCCGAAGAGGAATTCGGCTGCATCACGGACGAGGCCATGGAAATCGTCGCCAACCTCTGCAATATGCCGGTGGCGCACGTGCAGGGCATGGTCACCTTCTACACCCATTTCAAGCGCCCGTTCCACGGAAAGCATCGCTTCATGGTCTGCGCCACCTTGATGTGCGCCCTGGAAGGCAATACCGACGCGGCCTTGGACCGGATCCGCGCGAAGCTCGGCATCAAGGCCGGCGAGATCACCGCCGACGGCCTTTTCTCTTGCGAGAAGGTGGAGTGCCTGGCCGATTGCGATAAGCCTCCGGTGGTGCAGAAGGACAACGAGCACTTCTGCTCCATGCGCGGGAAGACGATGGACGAGTACATCGATTCGCTGCTTAAGAAGGAAGGCAAGTCGCCCTCCGAATACGCGGGCAAAGCCGGCAAGGCCATGGACACGCGCGTGCCTTACCTGCCGGCGCATTACAATTTCCCGGGCGAAACCGACGAGGGAGCGCGCCATTTCGACGATAAGGATCCGTACCTGGCCGCGGGCCAAGGCCCCTTGACCACGGCGATCCCTAAACCTTTGGCGACCCCGCTCACCGTGCCCGTCGCCGATGGCGTTAATGGCGGGGCCAAGCCTTCGACCAACGGCCATAAGAAGGGGGCTCATTAA
- a CDS encoding NADH-quinone oxidoreductase subunit D, with product MYSYEQEIVERDENTVHMNVGPSHPAMHGTLRVKMEVKGERIVKTEQEIGFLHTGFEKLGEFRSYNQFITLTDRLNYFSPLSNNIGFAVACEELLGITVPRRCQVIRTILAEMSRLADHSLCLGAMTMDLGAFSSILWTFVEREKLYDVFEAVTGTRLTTSYTRVGGLAFDLPADFEKRVTAILDSMEKTIDNLRKSFYQNRIFLDRVEGIGCISKDMAMSYGITGPMGRASGLDYDLRKFRPYLIYNELKFDVPVYKEGDTLSRYKVRVDEMEQSIQLVRQAMKLLEPGPINFQDQKRTLPDKTSTYGDMESLIHHFKLVMPGDDHGIHPPVTDQYSATEAPNGELGWHIVSDGSSNPYRVRIRGCSFINYPILSKLLDGAMLADLVAILGSFNIIAGELDR from the coding sequence ATGTATTCCTACGAGCAGGAGATCGTCGAGCGCGACGAGAACACCGTCCATATGAACGTGGGCCCGTCGCATCCCGCCATGCACGGGACCTTGCGCGTCAAGATGGAAGTGAAGGGCGAGCGCATCGTGAAGACGGAACAGGAGATCGGATTCCTGCATACCGGTTTCGAGAAGCTGGGCGAGTTCCGCAGCTACAACCAGTTCATCACCTTGACCGATCGCCTCAATTACTTCTCGCCGCTTTCCAACAACATCGGCTTCGCCGTGGCGTGCGAGGAATTGCTCGGCATCACCGTGCCCCGCCGCTGCCAGGTGATCCGCACCATCCTGGCCGAGATGTCCCGCCTGGCGGACCATTCCCTATGCCTGGGCGCCATGACCATGGATTTGGGCGCTTTCTCTTCCATCCTGTGGACCTTCGTGGAGCGCGAGAAGCTATACGACGTGTTCGAGGCCGTGACCGGCACGCGCCTGACGACCAGCTACACGCGCGTGGGCGGCCTCGCCTTCGACCTGCCCGCCGATTTCGAGAAGCGGGTCACCGCCATCCTCGATAGCATGGAAAAGACCATCGACAATCTGCGGAAGAGCTTCTACCAGAACCGCATCTTCCTGGATCGCGTCGAAGGCATCGGCTGCATCTCGAAAGACATGGCCATGTCCTACGGGATTACGGGACCCATGGGGCGCGCCTCGGGCCTGGACTACGACCTCCGCAAATTCCGGCCGTACCTGATCTATAACGAACTCAAGTTCGACGTGCCCGTATACAAGGAAGGCGACACGCTTTCGCGTTACAAGGTGCGCGTGGACGAGATGGAACAGTCCATCCAGCTGGTGCGCCAGGCCATGAAACTCCTGGAGCCCGGCCCCATCAATTTCCAGGATCAGAAGAGGACCTTGCCGGACAAGACGTCTACCTACGGGGACATGGAATCGCTCATCCACCACTTCAAATTGGTGATGCCGGGCGACGATCATGGCATCCATCCGCCCGTGACCGACCAGTACTCGGCCACCGAAGCGCCCAACGGCGAACTCGGTTGGCACATCGTTTCGGACGGTTCCTCCAATCCCTACCGGGTGCGTATCCGCGGCTGCTCCTTCATCAACTACCCCATCCTGTCCAAGCTTTTGGACGGGGCCATGCTGGCCGATCTGGTGGCCATCCTGGGATCGTTCAACATCATCGCCGGGGAGCTCGATCGATGA
- a CDS encoding NADH-quinone oxidoreductase subunit C, with amino-acid sequence MITYLPENHLKVIAQVEARMGDRLLGREEKSHYHQFKVKGQDAKDLIRFLRDEPSLGFAMFIDITAVDYLKYPVAQPERFAVVYTLLSPELGVKAQVKAFVPDGDPRLPSITDLFAGANWTEREVWDLYGIEFMGHPDLKRILMPDDYEGHPLRKDYPLKGRGERGNFPVYHASTQRPKGEG; translated from the coding sequence ATGATTACTTACCTTCCTGAAAACCATCTCAAGGTGATCGCGCAAGTGGAAGCCCGCATGGGCGACCGCCTGTTGGGCCGCGAGGAGAAATCGCATTACCACCAGTTCAAGGTGAAGGGACAGGACGCCAAGGATCTGATCCGCTTCCTGCGCGATGAGCCCTCGCTCGGCTTCGCCATGTTCATCGACATCACGGCCGTGGATTATCTGAAGTACCCCGTCGCCCAGCCCGAACGCTTCGCGGTCGTTTACACCCTGCTGTCCCCCGAACTCGGCGTGAAGGCGCAGGTGAAGGCTTTCGTGCCGGACGGGGATCCGCGCCTGCCATCCATCACCGATCTCTTCGCCGGGGCCAATTGGACCGAGCGCGAGGTGTGGGACCTGTACGGCATCGAATTCATGGGCCATCCGGATCTGAAGCGCATCCTCATGCCGGACGATTACGAAGGGCATCCCTTGCGTAAGGATTACCCCCTCAAGGGCCGCGGCGAGCGCGGCAATTTCCCCGTCTACCATGCCAGCACCCAACGGCCGAAAGGGGAAGGCTGA
- the nuoB gene encoding NADH-quinone oxidoreductase subunit NuoB produces MTGSTNDWTTTTLNTAINWARANSLWPMPFGTACCGIEMMATFMAKYDASRFGSEVMKFSPRQSDLLIVSGRISLKMMPVLQRIWEQMPEPKWCISMGACASSGGVFDTYTLIQGVDQFIPVDAYMPGCPPRPEAFLDALMMVQEKAKKGQAKSQEYVTSDGASDPAKSVAFRTPDTHYRHGVDRSTPQHAHHPVAAEAAGNPPRHPAADHAAPQAKT; encoded by the coding sequence ATGACCGGCTCCACCAACGATTGGACGACGACCACCCTGAACACGGCCATCAACTGGGCCCGCGCCAACAGCCTGTGGCCCATGCCCTTCGGCACCGCCTGCTGCGGCATCGAGATGATGGCCACCTTCATGGCCAAGTACGACGCCTCCCGCTTCGGCTCGGAGGTGATGAAGTTCAGCCCGCGCCAGAGCGACCTGCTCATCGTCTCGGGGCGCATCTCCCTCAAGATGATGCCCGTGTTGCAACGCATCTGGGAACAGATGCCCGAGCCCAAATGGTGCATCTCCATGGGCGCCTGCGCCAGCTCCGGCGGCGTCTTCGACACCTATACCCTCATCCAGGGCGTGGATCAATTCATCCCCGTGGATGCGTACATGCCGGGCTGCCCGCCGCGGCCAGAAGCCTTCCTGGACGCCTTGATGATGGTGCAGGAGAAGGCCAAGAAGGGCCAGGCCAAGTCTCAGGAATACGTCACCTCGGACGGGGCCTCCGATCCGGCCAAGTCGGTGGCCTTCCGCACGCCGGATACGCATTACCGGCATGGCGTGGATCGCAGCACCCCGCAGCATGCCCACCACCCGGTCGCCGCCGAGGCGGCGGGAAATCCTCCCCGCCATCCCGCCGCGGACCATGCCGCTCCCCAGGCCAAGACATGA
- a CDS encoding NADH-quinone oxidoreductase subunit A, with protein sequence MLSEYLPFILYGILVVLTGVGAIAASSFLGPKKTYSKVKFEPYECGVDQVDNPHRPFALKFYTFALLFILFDIETIFLLPWALGFKHLLHTGTLPAVLFFLVILGMGLFYIIKTRALEWE encoded by the coding sequence ATGCTCAGCGAATATCTCCCCTTCATCCTGTACGGAATTCTCGTAGTATTGACCGGCGTCGGCGCCATCGCCGCCTCGTCTTTCCTCGGCCCCAAGAAGACCTACAGTAAGGTCAAGTTTGAACCCTATGAGTGCGGTGTCGATCAGGTCGACAATCCGCATCGGCCATTCGCCCTGAAGTTTTACACTTTCGCCTTGCTCTTCATCTTGTTCGATATCGAGACCATCTTCTTGCTGCCGTGGGCATTGGGCTTCAAGCATCTCCTCCACACCGGGACCCTGCCCGCGGTGCTTTTCTTCCTGGTTATCCTCGGGATGGGGCTCTTTTACATTATCAAGACCCGGGCCCTGGAATGGGAGTGA